Part of the Aquabacterium sp. NJ1 genome, GGATCAGTTGCTCGCGGTCACCGCGGAATTCAGGCAGGGAGGTGTCGTAGTCCCGCTGGACCCGCAGCCCCTTGGGGAACTCCGCCAGGATCAGCGAGCGCACCCGCTCACACACCTCGTGGATGTTGACGTCGCCGACCAGGTGCGGGCGGCGGTGCGGCGCCAGCAGCCGGTCCACCAGCAACTGCAAACGATCCGCCTCGTGGATGATGACCTGCGTGTACTCGGTCAGCGACTTGGACTCCAACTCCATCTGCAGCAACTGCGCCGCGCCACGGATGCCACCCAGCGGGTTCTTGATCTCGTGCGCCAGGTTGCGGATGAGCTCCTTGTTGGCCTGTGCCTGGTCCAGCGCGCGCTCCTCGCGCTCCTGCCGGGTCTGCTGCTCGATTTCAACCAGCTCGATCAGCACGTGCGCCGTATGGTCCATCCGGGTCACGATGACCTGAACCGGCAGCGGGTCGCCCGCCAGCACATGCTGATGCCGCTTGAGCTCGGCCTGCAGGCGGCTGGTGGCGAACTCGTTGCGCGCCACGGCCGTGACGATGTCCCGCAGCAGGGTCGGGTCCACAAACCAGTCGAAGATGGACTCACGCATCACGCTGCGCCGCGACAGGCCCAGCACCTCCTCGAACACGGCGTTGGCGAACAAACATTGCCCGCCCGACTCGACCACCGCCACCATGGTAGCCAGGTAATCAAATGCCGCGTACGGCGTGGACGCCTCCTGCGCCCCGCTCGCAACCCCGCGCCTGGCACCCTTGCCCGGCGCCACCGATTTGCTCGCCATCATCCCGAAACCTCATCTGCCGAACCTGCACATGGCTGCGGCTCGGCACAAGCGCTTACTGCGCAGGCTTGCCAGCCGGTGCGCTACCGGCACTACCCAGGTTGCCCAACTCACGCTTGAGGGCGGCCACATCGGCCTCCTTGCGCGTGATGGCGGCCTTCATCTCGTTGACGCGGTCCTGGTACTTCTGGAAGTTGCGCTCGTCGCCCTTGCGATCGGGCTGCCCGTTGTTGTATTCCTTTTGCAGCGCGGCCAAGGCCTCTTCTTCCTTGCGAAGCTCGGCCTCCAGGATCTTGCGGCGATCGGCATCGCGCGCCTTCTGGTCGTCGCTGGACACCTTCTCACCGGCGGCACCGCTGCCAGACGATGGCGCTGAACGCGCCCCGCCCTTGGGGATCACGGACTGGATCACCGTGATGGGCGCGCCATCGAGCGTCTTGCAGCCCTTGGCCGCGGCCTCTTTGGCGCTCAGTGCATCGGTGTACAGGTTGCCGGGGCAGCGGTAAACCGGCTTGTCCTCGGCATGTGCGGGCGACTGGGCCAGGAGCAGCACGCCAGCCGTTGCCAGGCCCATCAACCAGCCAGAACGCCCAGACGTGCCCCGACCCGATTCAGCCACAGGTAGGTGATTAGCCATATCCGTCATGTTGATCCAATGAAGTACCTCGGGTGCCGCACCCGAAATCTGACAGGCAGTATGCACTCAAGCCACGGGAGGCAGTCAACAGCACAAGCCAGCGAAGGCCGCCCACATCGCCTCACGGCGCAGAAAACAACACCTGAAACGAAAAAGGGCGACTTGCGTCGCCCTTCGATCTGGCCCCTGAGAGCCATGCCCGCATCCCGAAGGATCACAGAGCGTAGTACATGTCGTACTCGACCGGATGGGTGGCCATGCGGAAACGAGTCACTTCCTGCATCTTCAGTTCGATGTAGGCGTCCAGGTACGAATCGGTGAACACGCCACCCTTGGTCAGGAACGCGCGGTCCTTGTCCAAGTATTCCAGAGCCTGATCCAGGCTGTGGCAGACGGTCGGCACCAGTGCATCTTCCTCGGGAGGCAGATGGTACAGGTCCTTCGTGGCGGCTTCGCCCGGATGGATCTTGTTTTCCACGCCGTCCAGACCAGCCATCATCAGGGCTGCGAAAGCCAGGTAAGGGTTGGCGGAAGGATCGGGGAAACGTGCTTCGATACGGCGGCCCTTGGGGTTCGCGACGTAAGGAATACGGATCGAGGCGGAGCGGTTCTTGGCCGAGTAAGCCAGCTTCACCGGGGCTTCGAAACCAGGCACCAGACGCTTGTACGAGTTCGTACCGGGGTTGGTGATGGCGTTCAGGGCACGAGCGTGCTTGATGATGCCGCCGATGTAGTACAGGGCGAATTCGCTCAGGCCAGCATAGCCTTCGCCGGCGAACAGGTTCTTGCCGTCCTTCCAGATGGACTGGTGAACGTGCATGCCGGAACCGTTGTCACCCACGATGGGCTTGGGCATGAAGGTGGCGGTCTTGCCGTAAGCATGGGCCACGTTCGTGATCACATACTTTTGCAGTTGCAGCCAGTCAGCGCGCTGAGTCAGGGTGCTGAACTTCGTGCCGATTTCCATCTGGCCAGCGTTGGCCACTTCGTGGTGGTGCACTTCAACGGGAATGCCCAGCGATTCGAGGATCAGGCACATTTCCGAACGCATGTCCTGGCCCGAGTCAACGGGAGGCACGGGGAAGTAGCCGCCCTTGACGGTGGGACGGTAGCCGGAGTTGCCGTGCTCGTATTCCTTGGAGGTGTTCCAGGCGCCTTCTTCGGATTCGATCTTGAAGAAGCTGCCGGACATTTCATTGCCCCAGCGGACCGAGTCGAACACGAAGAATTCGGGTTCCGGACCGAAGTAGGCGGTGTCGCCCAGGCCCGAAGCCTTCAGGTAGGCTTCAGCGCGCTTGGCCAGCGAGCGAGGATCGCGCTCGTAGGGCTTGCCGTCATGCGGATCGATCACGTCGCAAGACAGGATCAGGGTGGGCTCTTCGAAGAAAGGGTCGATATTCGCCGTGTTGGGATCGGGCATCAGCAGCATGTCGGATGCTTCGATACCCTTCCAGCCAGCGATAGACGAACCGTCGAAGGCGTGGCCCGAGGTGAACTTGTCTTCGTCGAAATGGGAAACGGGCACGGAAACGTGCTGTTCTTTGCCACGGGTGTCAGTGAAGCGGAAGTCAACGAACTTGACTTCGTTGTCCTTCACGAGCTTCATCACGTCGGCGACGGTCTTGTTGGCCATCAGGT contains:
- the glnL gene encoding nitrogen regulation protein NR(II) is translated as MMASKSVAPGKGARRGVASGAQEASTPYAAFDYLATMVAVVESGGQCLFANAVFEEVLGLSRRSVMRESIFDWFVDPTLLRDIVTAVARNEFATSRLQAELKRHQHVLAGDPLPVQVIVTRMDHTAHVLIELVEIEQQTRQEREERALDQAQANKELIRNLAHEIKNPLGGIRGAAQLLQMELESKSLTEYTQVIIHEADRLQLLVDRLLAPHRRPHLVGDVNIHEVCERVRSLILAEFPKGLRVQRDYDTSLPEFRGDREQLIQAVLNIAHNAAQALSDRIAAGDALLILRTRVARRVTINRHSHRLALVLHIEDNGPGIPEAIRDRIFYPLVSGREGGSGLGLTLAQTFVQQHQGTIECESEPGRTVFKILIPLP
- the glnA gene encoding type I glutamate--ammonia ligase, with amino-acid sequence MANKTVADVMKLVKDNEVKFVDFRFTDTRGKEQHVSVPVSHFDEDKFTSGHAFDGSSIAGWKGIEASDMLLMPDPNTANIDPFFEEPTLILSCDVIDPHDGKPYERDPRSLAKRAEAYLKASGLGDTAYFGPEPEFFVFDSVRWGNEMSGSFFKIESEEGAWNTSKEYEHGNSGYRPTVKGGYFPVPPVDSGQDMRSEMCLILESLGIPVEVHHHEVANAGQMEIGTKFSTLTQRADWLQLQKYVITNVAHAYGKTATFMPKPIVGDNGSGMHVHQSIWKDGKNLFAGEGYAGLSEFALYYIGGIIKHARALNAITNPGTNSYKRLVPGFEAPVKLAYSAKNRSASIRIPYVANPKGRRIEARFPDPSANPYLAFAALMMAGLDGVENKIHPGEAATKDLYHLPPEEDALVPTVCHSLDQALEYLDKDRAFLTKGGVFTDSYLDAYIELKMQEVTRFRMATHPVEYDMYYAL